The following is a genomic window from Paenibacillus thiaminolyticus.
TGCGGTGGCAGCCAGACGCCGGCTCCAGATACGGCTTCCGGCACCGATACGGGAGGAGAGCCGAAGAGCGGCGGCAGCATCATTATCGCGGTTCAGGATGATCCGCGAGTGATGAATCCTGTCTATGCCGGGGACCGGGTAACATTGACCATTAACCAATCGTTGTTCGCTCCTTTATATCATATCGATAACGGCGAGAAGAAATTCGTCCTGGCCGAAAGCTTGACTCCTTCGGAGGACTCGCTGACGTATACGCTGAAGCTGCGCGAAGGCTTGCAATGGCATGACGGGCAGCCACTGACGGCGGACGATGTCGTCTTTACGATGAACAGCATTTTGGATGAGAAGCAGCACAGCTCGGATCGGGCTAACTATGTATTCAATGGCAAGCCGCTGACGGCGAAAAAAGTGGATGATCTGACGGTGGAATTCGTGCTTCCGCAGCAATCGGCTTCGTTCGAAGGTGTACTGGCCAATTTCAAGCCAATTCCGAAGCATGTGTTCGAGGGTGAAGCGGATCTGGAGAAGAGCAGCAAGAACGACCAACCTATCGGATCGGGTCCGTTCAAATTTAAGGAATACCGCGCAGGTGAATATGTGACGCTGGAGCGGTTCGACGATTATTTTGCCGGCAAGGCGTATCTGGATTCGGTAACCTACCGCGTGGCGAAGGATTCGAACTCCGCCAACCTGGCCCTTCAGAACGGCGAGCTGCAAATGCGCATGATCGACTCCGTTGACTATGCCAAGCTCGACAACACCGGCAAATTCAATCTGGTGACGTATCCGGAAGGACGCCTTATCTATATGGTGTTCAACCAGAACGTCGATGTGATGAAGAAGAAGGAAGTGCGCCAAGCTATTGCGTACGCCTTGAATAAGGAAGAAAT
Proteins encoded in this region:
- a CDS encoding ABC transporter substrate-binding protein, which translates into the protein MKRNKLWLALLLSLVVAVVSACGGSQTPAPDTASGTDTGGEPKSGGSIIIAVQDDPRVMNPVYAGDRVTLTINQSLFAPLYHIDNGEKKFVLAESLTPSEDSLTYTLKLREGLQWHDGQPLTADDVVFTMNSILDEKQHSSDRANYVFNGKPLTAKKVDDLTVEFVLPQQSASFEGVLANFKPIPKHVFEGEADLEKSSKNDQPIGSGPFKFKEYRAGEYVTLERFDDYFAGKAYLDSVTYRVAKDSNSANLALQNGELQMRMIDSVDYAKLDNTGKFNLVTYPEGRLIYMVFNQNVDVMKKKEVRQAIAYALNKEEMITAAFGSTEFAEPAASIFTPDTLYQTTDVATYDYNVEKAKELLQQAGVSNLKLRLAYVNSNKPQTSKALYIQQQLKEVGIDVELMALDIAAFGNMSLDMNNTSYDISFGGYIMGYEPDAYKSLYMSDAAYNYAHYKNSDFDALWNQAAVEMDKTKRGELYKQIQQTVADEMTVYPIAYGKAIVAVDKRYGGLEEAIPKPVVMFEDLSKIYVK